A window of the Calditrichota bacterium genome harbors these coding sequences:
- a CDS encoding peptidoglycan bridge formation glycyltransferase FemA/FemB family protein, with translation MGENEALIQSRLSTSLEDPNWDDFLQNTRNGHYEQTSLWARIKLVEGWHPIRVIFLKNKQIIAGFQILKRCKFPFGNIGYISKGPVVKSNDAQLKKLVIERLQEITKENRIRMLIIQPPDNSADLSSVLFKLGFLPNCLIDLINATVILDVRKNLDVLEKSLKRQKRQNIRRGLRSGLTMKEGNKNELSLFFEFMLETCKRQGVSPHPAKKESLTKMWELLYPRGLLKLFMVELCGEEISGILAIPFRDSLFLWKFGWSGKYGKLRPNDFLFWETIKWAKNHGYSYVNFLGVDSEAKQVLKESGNVADHFRKTSTFFKLAFGGELVFLPEARVYIYNPIIKWAYKNILPIINSNSWLSKKITSCQLQ, from the coding sequence ATGGGAGAAAATGAGGCTCTCATACAATCCCGTCTATCTACTTCATTAGAGGATCCAAATTGGGATGATTTTCTACAAAATACTCGCAATGGTCACTATGAACAGACCAGTCTCTGGGCACGAATAAAATTAGTAGAAGGCTGGCATCCCATTAGGGTCATTTTTTTGAAGAACAAACAAATTATAGCTGGTTTTCAAATTTTGAAAAGGTGCAAATTCCCTTTTGGAAATATCGGCTATATTAGCAAAGGGCCGGTTGTTAAATCAAATGACGCTCAGTTAAAGAAATTAGTAATAGAAAGATTGCAAGAAATCACAAAAGAGAATCGGATAAGGATGCTTATCATACAACCTCCGGACAATAGTGCAGATTTATCATCGGTGCTCTTTAAATTGGGATTTTTGCCCAATTGTTTAATTGATTTGATTAATGCAACTGTTATTTTGGATGTTAGAAAAAATCTGGATGTACTCGAAAAATCTTTAAAAAGACAGAAGAGACAAAATATCCGAAGAGGATTGCGTTCGGGATTAACAATGAAGGAAGGTAACAAAAATGAATTGAGCCTTTTTTTCGAGTTTATGTTAGAAACTTGCAAAAGACAAGGCGTTTCGCCACATCCGGCAAAGAAAGAATCTTTAACTAAAATGTGGGAACTTTTATATCCAAGAGGTCTCTTAAAATTATTTATGGTAGAATTGTGTGGGGAGGAAATTTCAGGTATTTTGGCGATACCTTTTAGAGACTCTCTATTTCTTTGGAAGTTTGGTTGGTCAGGGAAATATGGAAAACTTAGACCAAATGACTTTCTCTTTTGGGAAACAATAAAATGGGCTAAAAATCATGGTTATAGTTACGTTAATTTTTTGGGTGTTGATTCAGAAGCTAAACAAGTACTTAAAGAATCAGGAAATGTTGCTGACCACTTCAGAAAAACATCAACGTTTTTTAAATTGGCGTTTGGCGGAGAATTGGTTTTCCTTCCCGAAGCTCGTGTTTACATATATAATCCTATTATAAAATGGGCATATAAAAATATATTGCCTATAATTAATTCTAATTCATGGCTCAGCAAAAAAATAACTAGCTGTCAACTGCAATAG
- a CDS encoding AAA family ATPase has protein sequence MNTNNQVYQFDFENLISILKRKRWLVIVSVIIALALGALYIWKTKPAYRAQATIVFEQHQGPVSLISPFQTTLPATFITNQIEEIKSRAMAEEVTRKLPPGILMTIPLPEKRDKLFDRNEYLASEIQRHISATPVPNSEVIKITAEANSSIAAKVIANTVADVFQKRNLQVRREETSNVRQIIEDQLAMFKNRLDSAEIALKQFKERSNVTVIDKEAEEIFKRITEAEILYNKTKANLDATQRRFSFIKTKLAQERKDLVPSITEISSPWAKKLKEQLVDLQSQYTKLKLQNYDENHPKILDLKRQIEQTKKNLKAESLKIASGENIVDPITQIQRYLEELVSLEVEIQAYQAQVHTLQSVIASYKRNLNTIPDKELRLAKLLRDKEVNEKIYTMLLNKREEARIAEAEKVGNIRILDPAKTPRSPYKPQKKLIAFVALVFGLTFGIGMAFLLEALDTTLKTPEETERAIGLKVLAEIPEIEPDAALSRDKYYKAKERRSSFEIVRRLITSQAPESFDADAFRGLTVNLRLVNMDSPLKTILITSSIPKEGKSLIAANLSINAANMGMKTLLIDADVMSPVQHQIFKQKKSPGLINLIAVIKTNMVNQTNPEMAKTSPNNGKQTKVIDTVEDFGPFNERLGALDYIFSHNSEFIRAQNKKIISSTGMPNLDLLSSGSSSYHFSDFLASRILRNIFFELEKQYDAIFIDTAPICVSTIARLMSSVADGVLLIARAGKTPRKEIITAQKTLERVDANVIGVVLNDTERNEQFRKYQRYYQKATTI, from the coding sequence ATGAATACAAATAATCAGGTGTACCAATTTGATTTTGAAAATTTGATCAGCATTTTAAAAAGAAAAAGATGGCTGGTCATCGTCAGCGTCATTATCGCGCTGGCGCTGGGCGCGCTTTATATCTGGAAAACGAAACCTGCCTATCGTGCGCAGGCAACGATTGTTTTTGAGCAGCATCAGGGGCCAGTTTCCCTGATTAGCCCGTTTCAGACAACTTTACCGGCAACATTTATCACTAATCAGATTGAAGAAATCAAAAGCCGCGCCATGGCAGAGGAAGTAACGCGCAAACTGCCGCCGGGAATTTTAATGACTATTCCCCTGCCGGAAAAACGGGACAAACTGTTTGACCGAAACGAATATCTGGCATCGGAAATTCAGCGGCACATTTCAGCGACGCCGGTTCCCAATTCCGAAGTCATAAAAATTACGGCTGAAGCAAATTCTTCGATCGCGGCAAAAGTTATCGCCAATACCGTTGCCGATGTATTCCAGAAAAGGAATCTGCAAGTTCGCCGAGAGGAAACTTCTAATGTACGCCAGATCATCGAAGATCAATTAGCAATGTTCAAGAATCGCCTCGATAGCGCTGAAATTGCGCTAAAACAGTTCAAAGAAAGAAGCAACGTCACTGTCATTGACAAAGAAGCGGAAGAAATTTTTAAAAGAATCACTGAGGCGGAAATTTTATACAATAAAACAAAAGCGAATTTAGACGCAACGCAGAGGCGTTTCTCTTTCATCAAAACCAAATTGGCTCAGGAAAGAAAAGATTTGGTTCCGTCCATCACTGAAATTTCGAGCCCGTGGGCGAAGAAACTGAAAGAACAATTAGTTGATTTGCAATCGCAATACACCAAGCTGAAGTTGCAAAATTACGATGAAAATCATCCGAAAATACTGGATTTGAAGAGGCAAATTGAACAAACCAAGAAAAATCTAAAGGCCGAAAGCCTCAAAATCGCTTCCGGCGAAAATATAGTGGACCCGATCACGCAAATCCAGCGCTATCTGGAAGAGCTGGTTTCGCTGGAGGTGGAAATCCAAGCATATCAAGCGCAGGTGCACACGCTGCAGTCGGTGATCGCCTCCTACAAAAGGAACCTGAACACGATACCAGACAAGGAATTGCGGCTGGCGAAATTGTTACGCGACAAAGAGGTCAATGAAAAAATTTACACCATGCTGTTGAATAAGCGGGAAGAAGCGCGCATCGCTGAAGCTGAGAAAGTGGGTAATATTCGCATTCTGGATCCGGCGAAGACGCCGCGTTCGCCCTACAAGCCGCAGAAAAAACTGATCGCCTTTGTCGCGCTCGTTTTCGGCTTGACCTTTGGCATCGGCATGGCTTTTTTGCTGGAAGCTCTGGATACTACGCTCAAAACGCCGGAAGAGACCGAACGCGCTATCGGGCTGAAAGTTTTGGCGGAAATACCGGAAATCGAGCCGGACGCTGCACTTTCTCGGGATAAATATTACAAAGCAAAAGAACGGCGCAGTTCTTTCGAAATAGTTCGCCGCTTGATAACCTCGCAGGCACCGGAATCATTCGACGCTGACGCCTTTCGTGGTTTGACGGTAAACTTGCGGCTGGTGAACATGGATTCGCCGTTAAAAACCATTCTCATTACCAGTTCCATTCCCAAAGAAGGCAAGTCGCTCATCGCGGCAAATCTGAGTATTAACGCCGCGAACATGGGGATGAAAACGCTGCTGATCGACGCCGATGTCATGAGCCCGGTGCAGCATCAGATTTTCAAACAAAAAAAATCACCGGGGTTAATTAATTTGATTGCTGTGATTAAAACAAACATGGTTAACCAAACCAATCCGGAAATGGCGAAAACGTCACCGAATAATGGGAAACAAACAAAAGTCATCGATACTGTGGAAGATTTTGGTCCTTTCAACGAGCGGCTTGGCGCATTGGATTATATTTTTAGCCATAATTCTGAATTTATTAGAGCTCAAAACAAAAAAATTATTTCCAGCACCGGCATGCCGAATCTGGATTTGCTGTCGAGCGGATCATCGTCGTATCATTTCTCAGACTTTTTGGCATCGCGCATTCTGCGAAATATCTTTTTTGAACTGGAAAAACAATACGACGCGATTTTCATCGACACGGCTCCCATTTGCGTTTCCACAATCGCGAGGCTCATGAGTTCGGTCGCTGACGGCGTGCTTCTCATCGCCAGAGCAGGAAAAACGCCTCGCAAAGAAATCATTACCGCGCAAAAAACATTAGAGCGCGTTGACGCAAATGTGATCGGCGTGGTTCTGAACGACACCGAAAGAAATGAACAGTTTAGAAAATATCAACGATATTATCAAAAAGCCACCACCATTTAG
- a CDS encoding Crp/Fnr family transcriptional regulator: MNDENVGETLQLFLSDVFLFESLTPEQLKIFSDLASIKEVPRGSHVFHEGQPASAFFIVFFGMLKIYKLSSDGAEQILHIHKTGDLIAEAVIFDFDEFPAYCQAIADSALVRFPKQEFLEALRCFPEISFQIMRAYSRRIRQLVAKIEEISLHDVRARLANFLLQNCIQRNEQHLCQLNISKKDLASTLGTIPETLSRALQFFKREGLIREVSEGIVVLKEKELRRVVGE; encoded by the coding sequence ATGAACGATGAAAATGTTGGAGAAACATTGCAATTATTTCTCAGCGATGTTTTCCTTTTTGAATCGCTGACGCCCGAGCAATTGAAGATTTTTTCTGATCTGGCAAGCATCAAAGAAGTGCCGCGCGGTAGTCATGTTTTTCACGAGGGTCAGCCTGCTTCCGCATTTTTCATCGTTTTTTTTGGCATGTTGAAAATTTACAAACTCTCTTCCGATGGCGCCGAACAAATTTTGCACATCCACAAAACCGGCGATTTGATCGCCGAGGCCGTGATTTTTGACTTCGATGAATTCCCCGCCTACTGCCAGGCTATTGCAGACAGCGCTCTGGTGCGTTTCCCGAAACAGGAATTTTTAGAAGCCTTGCGCTGCTTCCCTGAAATTTCTTTTCAAATCATGCGCGCTTACTCGCGCCGCATCCGGCAATTAGTGGCAAAAATCGAAGAGATTTCCCTGCACGATGTCAGAGCACGTCTGGCAAATTTCCTGCTGCAAAACTGCATTCAACGAAACGAACAACATCTTTGCCAATTAAATATTTCCAAAAAAGACCTTGCGTCCACACTGGGAACCATCCCGGAGACGCTTTCCCGGGCGTTGCAGTTTTTTAAGCGAGAAGGACTCATTCGCGAGGTGAGCGAGGGGATTGTTGTTCTCAAAGAGAAGGAATTGCGGCGGGTTGTGGGGGAATGA
- a CDS encoding RsmB/NOP family class I SAM-dependent RNA methyltransferase has protein sequence MKRISADITNYLQNLLGDSYESFIQAKSEPTAMRVNELKSNKKEVCEQLDRWGVNYSPHPVNPNGLILLEDKIHVSHTLLYFTGAVAYQGVASQLPVLALQPQPGETVLEMAASPGSKATQIAALMENRGKLVLNDVSTNRLQALVANCLRCGVMNDVTLNLAGQRLGALLPEFFDRVLLDAPCSALGTLAENVNELNHWWSPRAMKKFANVQQLLLVSAIKAAKVGGTIVYSTCSVAPEENEMLIQKMLENYPVELTPISFADAGAIFPGFSEYQGRKFSAAMKLTCRTFPQRNGMEGFFIARLRKTGAMKKKTLPPQTEWVETEPFDSPNILPVLEQLSGYWGLDIEQFQKFRFLINKKRLWIISADWEQIPTNNFVKTGLALAEKRVPVWKLTNASAQIFQPARVARFLELPKELMRELFRSGKIDGTDYPIGYFALRFQSRTIGIISNFRGALQIHLPHRFNLVL, from the coding sequence ATGAAAAGAATCAGCGCGGACATCACAAATTATTTGCAAAATTTGCTCGGCGACTCGTACGAATCTTTCATTCAGGCGAAATCCGAACCGACGGCGATGCGCGTCAATGAATTAAAATCGAACAAAAAGGAAGTTTGCGAGCAATTGGACCGCTGGGGCGTGAATTACTCGCCTCATCCCGTCAATCCGAACGGTTTGATTCTGCTTGAGGACAAAATTCACGTCAGCCATACGCTGCTCTATTTCACCGGCGCTGTGGCGTATCAGGGTGTGGCATCGCAATTGCCAGTGTTGGCGCTGCAGCCACAGCCGGGGGAAACGGTGCTGGAAATGGCGGCTTCTCCCGGCTCCAAGGCGACACAAATCGCCGCGCTGATGGAAAATCGAGGAAAATTAGTCCTGAATGACGTCTCCACTAACAGGCTACAGGCATTGGTCGCTAATTGTCTGCGCTGCGGCGTGATGAATGATGTGACGCTCAATCTCGCAGGCCAGCGGTTGGGCGCGCTGCTGCCGGAATTTTTCGACCGTGTGCTGCTCGACGCGCCCTGTTCCGCGTTGGGCACACTGGCAGAAAATGTCAACGAACTCAATCACTGGTGGTCGCCGCGCGCGATGAAAAAATTTGCCAATGTACAGCAGTTGCTGTTAGTTTCCGCCATCAAAGCCGCGAAAGTCGGCGGGACAATTGTCTATTCCACCTGTTCGGTCGCGCCTGAGGAAAATGAAATGTTGATTCAAAAAATGCTGGAAAATTATCCCGTGGAATTGACGCCGATCTCCTTTGCTGACGCCGGGGCAATTTTCCCGGGATTTTCCGAATATCAGGGGCGCAAATTTTCCGCGGCAATGAAACTGACCTGTCGCACTTTTCCTCAGCGCAACGGCATGGAGGGCTTTTTCATCGCCAGATTGCGCAAAACCGGTGCCATGAAAAAGAAAACTTTACCGCCGCAGACCGAGTGGGTCGAAACAGAACCTTTTGACAGTCCGAACATTTTGCCGGTGCTGGAGCAGCTCTCCGGTTACTGGGGTCTCGACATCGAGCAATTTCAGAAATTTCGATTTCTCATCAATAAAAAACGCCTCTGGATCATCTCTGCGGATTGGGAGCAAATTCCGACGAACAATTTTGTCAAAACCGGGCTGGCGCTGGCGGAAAAACGAGTCCCGGTTTGGAAACTGACCAATGCCAGCGCGCAAATTTTTCAGCCGGCTCGGGTCGCGCGTTTTCTGGAATTACCGAAAGAACTAATGCGAGAATTGTTTCGCAGCGGAAAAATTGACGGAACAGACTACCCCATCGGCTATTTTGCGCTTCGTTTTCAAAGCCGAACGATCGGTATTATTTCCAATTTTCGCGGAGCGCTGCAAATTCATTTGCCCCATCGGTTTAATTTAGTGTTGTGA
- a CDS encoding N-acetyltransferase, with protein MNRHNSIADDVKLGKDVKIYNFVNLYGCRIGDGSKIGTFVEIQKGAKIGKNCKISSHTFICEGVTIEDNVFVGHNVTFINDMYPRATTADGEMQTEEDWVCIPTLVKKSASIGSSATILAGVTIGENAIVGAGAVVTKDVPADTIVVGNPARVLRKTNE; from the coding sequence ATGAACAGGCACAATTCGATTGCGGATGATGTTAAACTCGGAAAAGATGTAAAAATCTACAATTTTGTCAATCTCTACGGCTGCCGAATCGGCGATGGCTCCAAAATCGGTACTTTTGTTGAAATTCAAAAAGGAGCAAAAATCGGCAAAAATTGCAAGATTTCCAGCCATACTTTCATTTGCGAAGGCGTGACTATTGAAGATAATGTTTTTGTCGGACACAATGTGACATTTATCAACGACATGTATCCCAGGGCCACAACTGCCGATGGTGAAATGCAGACCGAAGAAGATTGGGTTTGCATCCCGACTTTGGTCAAAAAAAGCGCATCTATTGGATCCAGTGCCACAATTTTGGCCGGCGTGACCATCGGTGAAAATGCCATCGTTGGTGCCGGAGCGGTGGTCACGAAAGATGTTCCGGCGGACACGATTGTTGTCGGGAATCCGGCGCGCGTTTTGCGCAAAACTAATGAATAG
- a CDS encoding sugar transferase: MKNLVSQFCKNLRETDAVSLFNKERIVILLPETDLEGAQYVNKILHQQINQFIQENSGRKIFTPDEFTVEIIPFPDSSLDDDIDERKNSVKLPNQGTNDYVSGLFSKNKFHYQNSLPTFINACVGRNDGSALIMEIANRNFINTDILEKTIYDLQLGIKRVFDFLAALLLLIILAPVFATIALVIKLTSEGPVIFTQKRVGFNGKLFKFYKFRTMYNNNDEHIHKKYIQNLISGKYDSINNGSNDDPLFKLKNDPRITAIGRFLRKTSLDELPQLWNVLKGEMSLIGPRPPIPYEVEAYEPWHLRRVQEVKPGITGLWQVSGRNKLTFDDQVRLDIKYVKSWSFFLDLKILLKTIPVLIFFTGN; encoded by the coding sequence ATGAAAAATCTTGTCTCGCAGTTCTGCAAAAATCTGCGCGAAACCGACGCCGTCAGCCTGTTCAACAAGGAGCGCATTGTCATTTTGCTGCCGGAGACGGACCTCGAAGGCGCTCAATATGTCAATAAAATACTGCATCAGCAAATAAATCAATTCATCCAGGAGAATTCTGGCAGAAAAATATTTACACCCGATGAGTTCACCGTTGAAATCATTCCCTTCCCGGACAGTTCATTGGATGATGATATCGATGAGCGCAAAAACAGCGTCAAACTGCCAAATCAGGGGACGAATGATTATGTTTCCGGTTTGTTTTCAAAAAACAAATTTCATTATCAAAACAGTTTGCCAACTTTTATTAATGCCTGCGTCGGCCGCAACGACGGAAGCGCCCTCATCATGGAAATTGCCAATAGAAATTTCATTAATACAGATATTCTGGAAAAAACAATTTACGACCTTCAGTTGGGAATAAAACGGGTGTTCGATTTCCTTGCGGCTCTTCTGCTTCTGATTATTTTGGCGCCGGTTTTTGCCACAATTGCTCTCGTTATTAAATTGACGTCAGAAGGTCCGGTGATTTTCACGCAGAAAAGAGTCGGCTTCAACGGCAAACTTTTTAAATTTTACAAATTTCGTACAATGTACAACAATAACGACGAACACATTCATAAAAAATATATTCAAAATTTAATCAGCGGTAAGTACGATTCCATCAATAACGGCTCTAATGATGACCCGCTATTTAAACTGAAAAATGATCCGCGAATCACGGCGATAGGCCGCTTTTTGAGAAAAACCAGCCTCGACGAACTGCCTCAATTGTGGAATGTTCTGAAGGGCGAAATGAGTTTGATTGGTCCCAGACCGCCAATCCCCTACGAAGTTGAAGCCTACGAGCCGTGGCATTTACGCCGCGTGCAGGAAGTAAAACCGGGCATCACCGGATTATGGCAAGTATCGGGGAGAAACAAACTCACTTTCGACGATCAAGTCAGACTGGACATCAAGTACGTCAAATCCTGGTCATTTTTTCTTGATTTAAAAATTTTATTGAAAACCATTCCGGTATTGATCTTCTTTACTGGCAATTAA
- a CDS encoding peptidoglycan bridge formation glycyltransferase FemA/FemB family protein: MLAESYGYAPAFFLSRVGVGREIDFLLPVMEVRSRLTGRRGIALPFTDFCAPFAVDQKTFKGAFQEIIAHGKNRGWKFLEIRGGKKFLTSEQPSLTYFNHRLHLSSEEEMYKKFSQGHRRNIKKAKKNSLEICFENSLTSVEEFYRLNCLTRRKHGLPPQPKMFFENFYQFLVAENLATIVSARKENKTIAASVFLHFNGKVTYKYGASDPRYLNLRANHLVMWEAIKYFAERGFRTFGFGKTENTNQGLRRFKLGFGTEEEEISYYKFSFSQNKFIVEENPESGWHTVVFRKSPLPLLKLIGKILYRHVA; the protein is encoded by the coding sequence GTGTTAGCCGAGTCGTACGGCTACGCTCCTGCCTTTTTTTTGTCTCGCGTCGGCGTCGGCCGGGAAATCGATTTTTTGCTTCCCGTGATGGAAGTGAGGAGCCGATTAACCGGCAGACGCGGAATCGCTCTCCCTTTTACTGATTTCTGCGCCCCTTTTGCTGTTGATCAAAAAACATTTAAAGGGGCGTTTCAGGAAATCATCGCTCACGGAAAAAATCGCGGATGGAAATTTCTGGAAATTCGCGGCGGGAAAAAGTTTCTCACTTCAGAACAGCCCTCTCTGACCTATTTCAATCATCGCCTTCATCTCAGCAGTGAAGAAGAGATGTACAAAAAATTCAGTCAGGGACACCGGCGCAATATCAAAAAAGCAAAAAAAAATAGTCTCGAGATTTGTTTTGAAAACTCGCTAACGAGCGTGGAAGAATTTTATCGGCTCAATTGCCTGACGCGGCGGAAACACGGTTTACCACCGCAGCCAAAAATGTTTTTTGAAAATTTTTATCAATTTTTGGTCGCCGAAAATCTGGCGACTATTGTTAGCGCCAGGAAAGAGAACAAAACTATTGCCGCCTCTGTTTTTTTGCATTTCAATGGAAAGGTAACCTACAAATACGGCGCATCGGATCCAAGATATCTAAATTTGCGCGCCAATCATCTGGTGATGTGGGAAGCGATCAAATATTTTGCCGAGCGCGGCTTTCGGACGTTTGGGTTTGGCAAGACGGAAAACACAAATCAGGGCTTGCGTCGTTTCAAATTGGGATTCGGCACTGAGGAAGAAGAAATAAGTTATTACAAATTTTCGTTTTCTCAAAATAAATTTATCGTGGAAGAAAATCCGGAATCTGGTTGGCACACCGTTGTTTTTCGCAAGTCGCCGCTGCCATTGTTAAAATTAATCGGAAAAATTTTATATCGCCATGTCGCATGA
- a CDS encoding dihydroorotate dehydrogenase-like protein, producing MDLATQYLGLSLKNPLIVGSSGLSKTADQVKRLEEAGAGAVVLKSLFEEQIRAEESDVSDSLGMHTEVLDYLRAEIDMSYGPRDYLETIRQAKKQTSIPVIASVNCATSKWWVSYAKQIEAAGADALELNVYILPYDFSQSSDDLEAVYLDVMEKVRAEIKIPVAMKLSPYFTSFGYLAKGLANRGANGLVLFNRFVQPDIDLKNIATKVRAMFNDPIGFSYALRWVAMLSETVDIDIAASGNIKSADDMIKQILAGAAAVQIVSLFYKEGAGKIKELLENVQNWMREHEFSSLSDFRGKLNQKNNPLSQAFVRAQYMKAISGGK from the coding sequence ATGGATCTCGCGACTCAATATCTTGGTTTATCTCTGAAAAATCCATTAATTGTCGGAAGTTCCGGTCTGTCGAAAACCGCTGATCAGGTGAAACGATTGGAAGAAGCCGGCGCCGGAGCTGTTGTGTTGAAATCTTTGTTTGAGGAACAGATTCGTGCTGAAGAATCTGACGTGTCAGACAGTCTGGGCATGCACACCGAGGTGCTGGACTATTTGCGCGCGGAAATTGACATGAGCTATGGCCCGCGCGATTATCTGGAGACTATTCGGCAAGCTAAAAAACAGACTTCGATTCCGGTCATTGCGTCGGTGAACTGCGCCACGTCCAAATGGTGGGTGAGTTATGCCAAGCAAATCGAAGCCGCCGGCGCCGATGCGCTCGAATTAAACGTTTACATTTTGCCCTACGATTTTTCCCAGAGCAGCGACGATTTAGAAGCGGTCTATCTCGACGTCATGGAAAAAGTGAGAGCGGAAATCAAAATTCCCGTTGCCATGAAACTATCGCCTTATTTCACTTCTTTCGGCTATCTGGCAAAGGGACTGGCGAACCGCGGCGCAAACGGACTGGTGCTGTTCAATCGTTTTGTGCAGCCGGATATCGATTTGAAAAATATTGCCACAAAAGTCAGAGCCATGTTTAACGACCCCATCGGTTTCAGCTACGCGCTGCGCTGGGTCGCGATGTTGTCGGAAACCGTGGATATTGACATCGCCGCCAGCGGAAATATCAAATCTGCGGATGATATGATCAAGCAAATTCTGGCGGGCGCTGCTGCAGTTCAAATCGTTTCTCTTTTTTACAAAGAAGGGGCCGGAAAAATCAAAGAGCTGCTGGAAAATGTACAGAACTGGATGCGCGAGCACGAGTTCTCCAGTCTGTCTGATTTCCGTGGCAAACTGAACCAGAAGAACAATCCGCTGTCGCAGGCTTTTGTGCGCGCCCAATATATGAAAGCCATCTCCGGTGGAAAATAA
- a CDS encoding DUF2179 domain-containing protein, which produces MNEGLVNWVLLPLLIFLARIMDVSIGTMRIIFVSRGRREISAVLGFFEVLIWLIAIRQIFNNLDNPACFLGYALGFATGNYIGMFIENKLAIGIQVVRIITRRDATPLINRFRKLGFGVTIVHGEGARGHVKLIFMVVPRKEIAQIVHDIQSFNPKAFFSIEDIRSAEEGIFPNNPGDRFFTRVWRRLKWEKKK; this is translated from the coding sequence ATGAACGAGGGACTCGTCAATTGGGTGTTGCTGCCGCTGTTGATTTTTCTCGCCAGAATCATGGATGTTTCCATCGGCACCATGCGCATCATTTTCGTGTCGCGCGGTCGGCGAGAAATTTCGGCGGTACTCGGTTTTTTTGAAGTTTTGATCTGGCTCATTGCCATCAGACAAATTTTCAACAATCTGGATAATCCGGCTTGTTTTCTGGGTTACGCGCTGGGATTTGCCACGGGAAATTACATCGGCATGTTCATCGAAAACAAGCTTGCTATTGGCATTCAGGTCGTGCGCATCATCACGCGCCGCGACGCCACGCCGCTGATAAATCGATTTCGCAAACTGGGGTTCGGCGTGACCATTGTCCACGGCGAAGGCGCGCGCGGACATGTGAAACTCATTTTCATGGTCGTTCCCAGAAAAGAGATCGCCCAAATTGTGCACGATATTCAATCGTTTAATCCCAAAGCCTTCTTTTCAATAGAAGACATCCGGAGCGCCGAAGAAGGAATTTTCCCAAACAATCCGGGCGACAGATTCTTTACCCGTGTCTGGCGGCGACTGAAATGGGAAAAGAAGAAGTAG